Proteins found in one Terriglobales bacterium genomic segment:
- a CDS encoding prepilin-type N-terminal cleavage/methylation domain-containing protein, with translation MSFKLNNTGRDQRQRGFTLIEGTIALAVGTIVVGVAFMAFKNATDAGQFSVTRSNSQQSARAALNVVLRDLGQAANSFPQAGVPLPSGTGTSTLFGCSGCVAGSNTYPNNVMAPVNPGDSKATNGTTDTITVAYNDPTWPPTAQAVTPASDGSSITVSTANFADPNGVLRKYNDSVYGSAVGDIMMVYNSNGYAVGYVTTVGGGGVLSLSSGTSDPLHVNQTSAPAGNISWLQNVDSLGNKTGVYPNPTSAKRIRVVTYFIQNMPGPDGVSGTADDIPVLMRQVNGQAAVPVADYVQNFQITYDTFNDSTSTLQTQLNGGSVTDSTQIRKITITLQIRSPQPIKGSNFDVVQVTGSVSPRDLSFKDRYH, from the coding sequence ATGAGTTTCAAGCTTAACAATACGGGCAGAGACCAAAGGCAACGGGGTTTCACACTCATCGAGGGTACCATTGCGCTGGCAGTGGGCACCATCGTGGTCGGCGTCGCCTTCATGGCATTCAAGAATGCCACGGATGCTGGCCAGTTCAGCGTGACCCGTTCCAACAGCCAACAGAGCGCACGCGCGGCACTGAACGTCGTGCTACGCGACCTGGGACAGGCGGCGAATAGCTTCCCGCAAGCCGGAGTTCCTCTGCCGTCGGGAACTGGAACTTCCACGCTGTTTGGTTGCAGCGGCTGCGTCGCGGGAAGCAATACCTATCCCAACAATGTGATGGCACCGGTGAACCCGGGGGACAGCAAAGCCACCAATGGGACTACAGATACCATCACGGTGGCCTATAACGATCCCACCTGGCCGCCCACCGCACAAGCGGTGACCCCCGCCAGCGACGGCAGTTCGATCACCGTCAGCACCGCCAATTTTGCAGACCCTAATGGCGTGTTGCGCAAATACAACGATTCGGTTTACGGCTCCGCGGTCGGCGACATCATGATGGTTTACAACAGCAATGGATATGCCGTCGGCTATGTGACTACAGTAGGTGGTGGAGGAGTCCTGAGTCTTTCCTCGGGAACCAGCGATCCCTTGCACGTCAACCAGACCTCAGCACCCGCGGGAAACATCTCCTGGCTGCAGAACGTCGATAGCCTCGGAAACAAGACGGGTGTCTATCCCAATCCCACTTCTGCCAAACGCATCAGGGTGGTGACCTATTTCATTCAGAATATGCCGGGCCCGGACGGCGTCTCGGGAACAGCAGACGATATCCCGGTACTGATGCGGCAGGTGAATGGCCAGGCGGCGGTACCGGTGGCGGACTATGTGCAAAATTTCCAGATTACGTATGACACCTTTAACGATTCCACCTCGACTCTGCAAACGCAGCTGAACGGGGGAAGCGTGACCGATTCAACGCAGATCCGCAAGATCACGATCACGCTGCAGATTCGCTCCCCGCAGCCGATCAAGGGAAGCAATTTCGACGTGGTGCAGGTGACGGGTTCGGTCAGCCCGCGGGACTTATCTTTCAAAGATCGATATCACTGA
- a CDS encoding prepilin-type N-terminal cleavage/methylation domain-containing protein: MRPRQTGFSLVEMMVVLAIAFVGLTFAMIQFPPAVRNAHADTAAQMTQNALRNGHDLAVADRATYHLTFTAPRTIQTDRIAGGVTTTVSTVQIPTDMQFTTLSQFPKTFNKLPDGFGDGIIAIDFDLGVTGGVANEIYFQPDGTAVDVNGNLNNGIVYVANPSYLNTSRAVTLYGATGRVKTYRIAGSGSGISWQ; this comes from the coding sequence GTGCGGCCTCGGCAAACCGGCTTCAGTTTGGTGGAAATGATGGTCGTACTGGCAATCGCCTTCGTCGGCCTGACCTTCGCCATGATTCAGTTTCCCCCTGCAGTGCGCAATGCCCACGCTGACACTGCGGCGCAGATGACACAGAACGCGTTGCGTAACGGACATGATCTGGCGGTGGCGGACCGGGCGACGTATCACCTAACCTTCACCGCCCCACGCACGATTCAGACGGACCGTATCGCTGGCGGAGTGACTACGACCGTGAGCACGGTACAGATTCCAACCGACATGCAATTCACCACCTTGTCTCAATTTCCCAAGACCTTTAACAAGCTGCCAGACGGTTTTGGAGACGGGATAATCGCCATTGATTTCGATCTGGGCGTTACGGGTGGGGTGGCAAATGAAATTTACTTTCAGCCGGACGGCACGGCTGTCGATGTGAACGGGAACCTGAATAATGGAATTGTCTACGTTGCGAATCCTTCCTATCTGAATACCTCCAGGGCGGTGACACTGTACGGCGCCACTGGCCGAGTGAAGACCTATCGCATTGCGGGAAGCGGATCGGGGATCTCATGGCAATAA
- a CDS encoding glycine cleavage system protein H, with amino-acid sequence MSILFVLLTFLVIMTVTYFTRRGIQPTVTAHRSKELEVAASPVLIKEGGFEIPKGYCFHPGHTWVYDEGRQNARVGIDSFAANLFGKLDGVEIAGMNRWVRQGQKICTLTSGEVTADLLSPIEGVVVSINHEVQKDPQLITNDPYKDGWLCVIKSPEMNVNLKNLLQGSLISSWLQNSTRRLQSFAAPLGAATADGGLPVAGILARVKPETRQKMIHEFLLS; translated from the coding sequence ATGTCCATTCTCTTCGTATTGCTCACGTTCCTGGTGATCATGACCGTTACTTATTTCACGCGCAGAGGGATTCAACCCACGGTGACCGCACACCGGTCCAAGGAACTCGAGGTGGCTGCCTCACCCGTATTGATCAAAGAGGGTGGCTTCGAGATTCCCAAGGGCTACTGCTTCCATCCGGGTCACACTTGGGTCTATGACGAAGGACGTCAGAATGCCCGTGTTGGAATCGACAGTTTTGCCGCTAATTTGTTCGGCAAACTTGACGGGGTTGAGATAGCAGGCATGAATCGCTGGGTCCGCCAGGGCCAAAAGATCTGCACTCTCACCAGCGGCGAGGTCACAGCCGACCTGCTTTCTCCCATTGAGGGAGTTGTGGTCTCCATCAATCACGAAGTTCAAAAGGACCCGCAATTAATCACCAATGACCCTTACAAAGATGGCTGGCTGTGCGTAATCAAGTCGCCGGAGATGAATGTGAATCTTAAGAATCTCCTGCAGGGCAGCCTGATTTCCAGTTGGCTGCAGAACAGCACGCGCCGTCTGCAGAGCTTTGCAGCGCCGCTGGGAGCCGCTACTGCTGATGGTGGGTTGCCTGTCGCTGGGATTTTGGCCCGGGTTAAACCTGAAACGCGGCAGAAGATGATTCACGAATTCCTGCTGAGCTAG